One part of the Streptomyces sp. NBC_00286 genome encodes these proteins:
- a CDS encoding aminotransferase-like domain-containing protein, with protein MEDYRRIADRLAEEILTGRLKPGERLPPQRVFARRRRIAGSTAGRVYAELVRRGLVVGEVGRGTFVRAGPLPSGRGLAEEGDGEGETAGPRFNLELNYPFAEGQSELLAVGLAPLLRADVLAEATRTAPATGTPAAREAAAGLLGGPGWRPDRERVLFAGNARQAIAGALASLVRPGGRVGVEALTYPLVKEIAARLGITLVPIAMDEEGLRADGLAAAHRAAPLSALYVQPTLHNPTSVTMGDGRRRQLANALRELDLPVVEDRIWSFLREGRMDPTPLASYAPERTYLVDGLSKRVAPGLTVGFLVVPRGRVDAVAEALRSGGWTAGRFALEAAVRWIGDGTVERLVAAKRADARARQRVVGEWLGEFAVRADPYAYYTWWELPPPWRADTFTAAAAAHGVALTPGRAFAVEPQRTQAQRIQAERAQAAPTPAARTQAAAPPATPVSPADAVRLGLASLPVPELEEALRIVRDVARHGP; from the coding sequence GTGGAGGACTACCGGCGGATCGCCGACCGGCTGGCCGAGGAGATCCTCACCGGGCGGCTCAAGCCCGGTGAACGGCTGCCGCCGCAGCGGGTGTTCGCGCGACGGCGCCGTATCGCCGGGTCCACGGCCGGGCGCGTCTACGCCGAGTTGGTGCGGAGAGGGCTCGTGGTCGGCGAGGTGGGGCGTGGGACCTTCGTACGGGCGGGACCGCTGCCTTCGGGGCGGGGGCTGGCCGAGGAGGGGGACGGGGAGGGCGAGACCGCCGGGCCCCGTTTCAATCTGGAGCTCAACTACCCGTTCGCGGAAGGGCAGTCGGAGCTGCTCGCCGTCGGGCTCGCGCCGCTGTTGCGGGCCGATGTGCTCGCGGAGGCGACGCGTACGGCGCCCGCCACCGGCACGCCCGCCGCGCGCGAGGCCGCCGCCGGGCTGCTCGGCGGTCCGGGGTGGCGACCCGACCGGGAGAGGGTCCTCTTCGCCGGGAACGCCCGGCAGGCCATCGCGGGCGCCCTAGCCTCCCTCGTACGGCCCGGGGGCCGCGTCGGCGTGGAGGCGCTCACGTATCCGCTGGTCAAGGAGATCGCGGCACGGCTCGGCATCACCCTCGTACCGATTGCGATGGATGAGGAGGGGCTACGGGCCGATGGCCTCGCCGCCGCCCATCGCGCCGCACCGCTGTCCGCCCTTTACGTCCAGCCGACGCTCCACAATCCCACCTCCGTGACGATGGGGGACGGGAGGAGGCGTCAACTGGCCAATGCCCTAAGGGAGTTGGATCTTCCGGTCGTGGAGGACCGGATCTGGTCCTTCCTCCGGGAGGGCCGGATGGACCCCACTCCCCTGGCCTCGTACGCCCCTGAGCGCACGTACCTCGTCGACGGGCTGTCGAAGCGCGTCGCGCCCGGGCTCACGGTCGGTTTCCTGGTCGTGCCGCGGGGGCGGGTGGACGCGGTCGCGGAGGCGTTGAGGTCGGGCGGGTGGACGGCGGGGCGGTTCGCGCTGGAGGCCGCGGTGCGGTGGATCGGCGACGGGACGGTCGAGCGGCTCGTCGCGGCCAAGCGGGCGGACGCGCGGGCGCGGCAGCGGGTCGTCGGGGAGTGGCTGGGGGAGTTCGCCGTACGGGCCGATCCGTACGCGTACTACACCTGGTGGGAGCTGCCGCCGCCCTGGCGCGCGGACACGTTCACGGCCGCGGCGGCGGCGCACGGGGTGGCGCTCACGCCGGGGCGGGCGTTCGCGGTGGAGCCTCAGCGCACGCAAGCCCAGCGCATCCAGGCCGAGCGCGCGCAGGCCGCACCCACACCCGCTGCACGCACGCAGGCCGCCGCGCCGCCCGCCACGCCCGTCTCCCCGGCGGACGCCGTCAGGCTCGGGCTCGCCTCTCTTCCCGTGCCCGAGCTGGAGGAGGCTCTGCGGATCGTGCGCGATGTCGCGCGACACGGCCCGTGA
- a CDS encoding endonuclease/exonuclease/phosphatase family protein: MSTATAEADEWADAPAARRPGRTAGAWIAALLLLGVSIVVGCRIADTDGITPVPQVIAFLPWLLAPTGLALLLAALARWRVGLVWGVLAAAAVAWFIEPYGKTSDPKGTPVAELRVLTSNVEYGQATDELIEIVRSEKPDLVFVEECETTCDEKLTRAFGGKQAEGARGTYPYRQAVEGYGSDGSVILSRYPLKPAPGVKGTMGMPGAIADVKGREVRVQLAHPMPPLPAHVDDWQRELRALRDYAAADKTRPTILAGDFNASQDHAAFRRILDTGLRDGARLTGDARTPTWPTRTVPAFGTQIDHILVSEDFAANKARFLDLKNTDHRSLLLDVTLHERD, translated from the coding sequence TTGAGTACTGCTACCGCTGAGGCAGACGAATGGGCCGACGCGCCGGCGGCCCGGCGCCCCGGGCGCACGGCCGGCGCCTGGATCGCCGCCCTGCTGCTCCTCGGCGTGAGCATCGTCGTAGGCTGCCGCATCGCCGACACGGACGGCATCACCCCCGTCCCCCAAGTCATCGCATTCCTGCCCTGGCTGCTCGCCCCCACCGGCCTCGCCCTCCTCCTCGCCGCCCTCGCCCGCTGGCGCGTAGGCCTCGTATGGGGCGTGCTCGCGGCAGCGGCGGTCGCCTGGTTCATCGAGCCGTACGGGAAGACGAGCGACCCGAAGGGCACCCCGGTCGCGGAGTTGCGCGTGCTGACGTCGAACGTCGAGTACGGCCAGGCCACCGACGAACTGATCGAGATCGTACGGAGCGAAAAGCCGGACCTCGTGTTCGTCGAGGAGTGCGAGACGACCTGCGACGAGAAGCTGACGCGGGCCTTCGGCGGCAAGCAAGCGGAGGGGGCCAGAGGCACGTACCCCTACCGGCAGGCCGTGGAAGGGTACGGCTCGGACGGCTCCGTCATCCTCAGCCGGTACCCCCTCAAGCCCGCCCCCGGCGTCAAGGGCACCATGGGCATGCCCGGCGCGATCGCCGACGTGAAGGGCCGCGAGGTGCGGGTCCAGCTCGCCCACCCCATGCCCCCGCTCCCGGCCCACGTGGACGACTGGCAACGGGAACTGCGCGCCCTCCGCGACTACGCCGCCGCCGACAAGACCCGCCCCACCATCCTCGCGGGCGACTTCAACGCCTCCCAGGACCACGCCGCGTTCCGCCGCATCCTGGACACGGGCCTGCGCGACGGCGCCCGTCTCACCGGCGACGCCCGCACGCCGACCTGGCCGACCCGAACGGTCCCGGCGTTCGGCACCCAGATCGACCACATCCTGGTCTCCGAGGACTTCGCGGCGAACAAGGCCCGCTTCCTGGACCTGAAGAACACGGACCACCGCTCGCTCCTCCTCGACGTGACCCTCCACGAACGTGACTGA
- a CDS encoding alpha/beta fold hydrolase, translating to MAPYLAYEDKGAKLSSPLPLVLIHGHPFDHTMWTPQVRAYSPTRRVIAPDLRGYGASPVVPGVTQLSTFAEDIAALLDELHVDHFVLAGLSMGGQIAMECYAQFPDRIRGLILADTFASPETPAGKKSRNDMADRLLKEGMHGYADEVLHKMVAPYADASVSAHVHNMMTATPPAGAAAALRGRAERPDYRDLLTRVTVPSLVVVGEDDEYTPVSDAKTMAETLPDATLQVIPRAAHMPNLERPGEFNEALARFLGRVDGSA from the coding sequence ATGGCTCCCTACCTCGCATACGAGGACAAAGGCGCGAAACTCTCAAGTCCCCTGCCTCTTGTCCTGATCCACGGCCACCCGTTCGACCACACGATGTGGACGCCGCAGGTGCGGGCCTACTCCCCGACCCGCCGGGTGATCGCCCCGGACCTACGCGGTTACGGCGCCTCGCCGGTCGTCCCCGGCGTCACTCAACTCTCCACGTTCGCCGAGGACATAGCGGCCCTCCTGGACGAACTGCACGTTGACCACTTCGTCCTGGCCGGCCTGTCGATGGGCGGCCAGATCGCCATGGAGTGCTACGCCCAGTTCCCCGACCGCATCCGAGGCCTGATCCTGGCCGACACCTTCGCCTCCCCGGAGACCCCCGCAGGCAAGAAGTCCCGCAACGACATGGCCGACCGCCTCCTGAAGGAAGGCATGCACGGCTACGCGGACGAGGTCCTCCACAAGATGGTCGCCCCGTACGCCGACGCGTCGGTGTCCGCCCACGTCCACAACATGATGACCGCCACGCCCCCGGCAGGCGCGGCAGCAGCCCTACGAGGCCGGGCGGAACGCCCCGACTACCGCGACCTCCTGACCCGGGTCACGGTCCCATCCCTGGTGGTGGTCGGCGAGGACGACGAATACACCCCGGTCTCCGACGCGAAGACAATGGCCGAGACCCTCCCCGACGCCACGCTCCAGGTCATCCCGCGAGCGGCCCATATGCCGAACCTGGAACGCCCGGGGGAGTTCAACGAGGCGTTGGCGAGGTTCTTGGGCCGTGTCGACGGCTCGGCTTGA